From one Novosphingobium sp. genomic stretch:
- a CDS encoding TlyA family RNA methyltransferase: MSQSSENKPPRPAKKAKIRVDQALVDRGLVESRSRAQALVLAGLVFSGETKIAKPGQTILEDAPLETRGRDHPWVSRGGIKLAHAIDHFGLDPRGVTAMDIGSSTGGFTDVLLTKGAEHVFAVDSGTNQLAWKLRQDPRVTVLEQTSARVLTPAQIDRACAWVVCDASFIGLAKVLDVPLRLAAPDCRLVALIKPQFEVGRTEVGKGGVVRDSALHERVCGEVRDWVEGLGFVVDGIVESPITGPEGNVEFLISAHRGDA, translated from the coding sequence TTGAGCCAGTCTTCTGAAAACAAACCACCTCGTCCCGCCAAGAAGGCCAAGATCCGCGTGGATCAGGCGCTGGTTGACCGCGGGCTGGTCGAGAGCCGCTCGCGCGCTCAGGCGCTGGTGCTGGCCGGGCTGGTGTTTTCCGGTGAGACCAAGATCGCCAAGCCGGGCCAGACGATCCTTGAGGATGCGCCGCTTGAAACGCGCGGGCGCGATCATCCCTGGGTCAGCCGGGGCGGCATCAAGCTGGCCCATGCCATCGATCACTTCGGGCTCGATCCCAGGGGCGTCACCGCGATGGACATCGGCAGTTCGACCGGCGGCTTTACCGATGTGCTGCTGACCAAGGGTGCGGAGCATGTCTTCGCGGTCGATTCGGGGACCAACCAACTGGCGTGGAAGCTGCGTCAGGACCCGCGCGTCACCGTGCTGGAGCAGACCAGCGCCCGTGTGCTGACCCCTGCGCAGATCGACAGAGCCTGCGCCTGGGTGGTGTGCGATGCCAGCTTTATCGGCCTGGCCAAGGTGCTAGATGTGCCGCTCAGGCTGGCTGCGCCCGACTGCCGTCTGGTGGCGCTGATCAAGCCACAGTTCGAGGTGGGCCGCACCGAAGTCGGCAAGGGCGGGGTGGTGCGCGATTCGGCGCTGCATGAGCGTGTCTGCGGCGAAGTGCGCGATTGGGTGGAGGGTCTGGGATTCGTGGTCGACGGCATCGTCGAAAGCCCGATCACCGGCCCGGAAGGCAATGTCGAGTTCCTGATTTCGGCCCATCGCGGGGACGCTTGA
- a CDS encoding TspO/MBR family protein: MTEIASSRQLLAGLLRWVVVLVPAMLLLGFVSASAAGGGPDNPWFATLAKPSLYPSPSTFPVVWSVAYVLMGVALSMIASARGSHGRGLAIGVFALHLLANFAWSVIFFGQHNIALALGDVVVMAITLAASIFLFARLRPVAAWLLAPVMAWVLFATLLNWQVLSLNPDAHDAGQAAGAVHVTF, encoded by the coding sequence ATGACCGAGATTGCCTCTTCGCGCCAGTTGCTGGCCGGCCTCTTGCGCTGGGTGGTGGTGCTGGTGCCCGCCATGCTGCTGCTCGGCTTCGTTTCCGCTTCGGCAGCGGGCGGCGGGCCTGACAACCCGTGGTTTGCCACGCTGGCCAAGCCCTCGCTCTATCCCTCGCCCAGCACCTTTCCGGTGGTGTGGAGCGTGGCCTATGTGCTGATGGGCGTGGCGCTCTCGATGATCGCCAGCGCGCGCGGTTCGCACGGACGCGGGCTGGCAATCGGTGTCTTCGCCCTGCATCTGCTGGCCAATTTCGCATGGTCGGTGATCTTCTTCGGCCAGCACAACATCGCTCTGGCGCTGGGCGATGTGGTGGTGATGGCCATCACACTGGCCGCCTCGATCTTCCTCTTTGCCCGGCTGCGCCCGGTGGCGGCATGGCTGCTGGCTCCGGTGATGGCCTGGGTGCTGTTCGCCACGCTGCTCAACTGGCAGGTGCTGAGCCTCAACCCCGATGCCCATGACGCCGGTCAGGCCGCCGGGGCTGTGCATGTGACTTTCTGA
- a CDS encoding accessory factor UbiK family protein, which produces MQSENPLLADVVKLMNSAAGTLAGATREARDGAREKLRETFGGLDFVSREEFDAVKTMAARAREEAEALKERVAALEAALAAK; this is translated from the coding sequence ATGCAGAGCGAAAACCCCCTTCTGGCCGATGTCGTCAAGCTGATGAACAGCGCAGCGGGCACGCTGGCCGGCGCCACCCGCGAAGCCCGCGATGGCGCGCGCGAGAAGCTGCGCGAGACCTTCGGCGGTCTGGATTTCGTGAGCCGCGAGGAGTTCGATGCGGTGAAGACCATGGCCGCCCGTGCGCGTGAGGAGGCTGAGGCTTTGAAGGAGCGTGTGGCGGCTCTGGAAGCGGCTTTGGCAGCCAAGTAA
- a CDS encoding EF-hand domain-containing protein — protein MRSPSRRLALPLALIAASLIAATPAMAQGGMGGMGGMGGGMGGMGGGGMGGRGGPPMDDTPAPTGPIGPRDMKPISLKKFDAAVESMFRAADADHNGIVTLAEFNQVVTARRDTIIRARFKAIDTNHNGQIDEGEFIAWQAKLGSAALSENGGGEFAEITPDSIGPVLGDGERDDALAAAVEPLNAVVIAKANTDYDAGMSLPELLAYEHARFDKADTDKDGTLSRDEIDKLMPGRRGGPGGFGGPPPRR, from the coding sequence ATGCGCTCTCCCTCGCGCAGGCTCGCCCTGCCGCTCGCCCTCATCGCCGCCTCTCTGATCGCCGCCACCCCGGCCATGGCGCAAGGAGGCATGGGTGGAATGGGCGGCATGGGCGGCGGCATGGGAGGCATGGGCGGTGGCGGCATGGGAGGCCGCGGCGGGCCGCCGATGGATGACACCCCCGCCCCCACCGGCCCGATCGGCCCCCGCGACATGAAGCCCATCTCGCTCAAGAAATTCGACGCGGCCGTCGAAAGCATGTTCCGCGCCGCCGATGCCGATCACAACGGCATCGTCACCCTGGCCGAGTTCAATCAGGTCGTCACCGCCCGCCGCGACACGATCATCCGCGCCCGCTTCAAGGCCATCGACACCAACCATAACGGCCAGATCGATGAAGGCGAGTTCATCGCCTGGCAGGCCAAGCTGGGTTCGGCCGCACTCTCCGAAAACGGCGGCGGCGAATTTGCCGAGATCACTCCCGACAGCATCGGCCCGGTTCTGGGTGATGGGGAGCGCGACGATGCCCTCGCCGCCGCTGTCGAGCCACTCAACGCCGTGGTGATCGCCAAGGCCAACACCGATTACGACGCCGGCATGAGTCTGCCCGAACTGCTGGCCTATGAACACGCCCGCTTCGACAAGGCCGACACCGACAAGGACGGCACCCTGTCGCGCGACGAGATCGACAAGCTGATGCCGGGCCGTCGCGGCGGGCCGGGCGGCTTTGGCGGTCCGCCGCCGCGTCGATAA
- the purN gene encoding phosphoribosylglycinamide formyltransferase, with protein sequence MPDVIRQPAAPKARVAVLLSGSGTNMAALLYASRAEDCPYEIVLVASNNPQAGGLALAAAEGIPTFALPHKGMTRAEHDGAMDAAIREAGAEYVALAGYMRILTEDFVRGWEGRMLNIHPSLLPAYKGLHTHQRAIDAGDSHGGVSVHLVTPELDDGPVLGQTRVAILPGDTSETLAARVLFAEHQLYARCLSAWVKREKSPEWLTGKVRELALALPEADEITSHGMACFGIIKGKKFAYIANNHHADGHVALLVKISGADEQAALIEQDDERYFRPAYFGDNWIGIRLDLGDTDWDSIAEWLQRSWRAVAPRKLAHLMDVADQF encoded by the coding sequence ATGCCTGATGTCATCCGCCAGCCCGCGGCTCCCAAAGCCAGAGTCGCGGTGCTGCTGTCGGGATCGGGCACCAATATGGCCGCGCTGCTCTATGCCAGCCGCGCGGAGGACTGCCCTTATGAGATCGTGCTGGTGGCCAGCAACAATCCGCAGGCAGGCGGACTGGCGCTGGCCGCCGCCGAGGGTATCCCCACCTTCGCCCTGCCTCACAAGGGCATGACGCGCGCCGAACATGATGGGGCGATGGATGCCGCCATTCGCGAGGCGGGTGCCGAATATGTTGCGCTGGCCGGTTATATGCGCATCCTCACCGAGGATTTCGTGCGCGGGTGGGAGGGGCGGATGCTCAACATCCATCCCTCGCTGCTGCCCGCCTACAAGGGGCTGCACACCCACCAGCGTGCCATCGATGCGGGCGACAGCCATGGCGGCGTCAGCGTCCATCTGGTGACGCCCGAGCTGGATGACGGCCCCGTGCTGGGCCAGACCCGCGTGGCGATCCTGCCCGGCGACACGTCCGAGACGCTGGCCGCCCGCGTGCTCTTTGCCGAGCATCAGCTCTATGCCCGCTGCCTTTCGGCCTGGGTGAAGCGCGAAAAGTCGCCCGAATGGCTGACTGGCAAGGTGCGCGAACTCGCCCTTGCCCTGCCCGAGGCTGACGAAATCACCAGCCATGGCATGGCCTGTTTCGGCATCATCAAGGGCAAGAAATTCGCCTATATTGCCAACAATCACCATGCGGACGGCCATGTCGCCCTGCTGGTGAAGATCAGCGGCGCCGATGAGCAGGCCGCGTTGATCGAGCAGGATGACGAACGCTATTTCCGCCCCGCCTATTTCGGTGACAACTGGATCGGCATCCGCCTCGATCTGGGCGATACCGATTGGGACAGCATTGCCGAATGGCTGCAGCGGAGCTGGCGTGCGGTAGCTCCGCGCAAGCTGGCGCATCTGATGGATGTGGCGGATCAGTTTTAG
- the purM gene encoding phosphoribosylformylglycinamidine cyclo-ligase, with amino-acid sequence MTDDNKTPTSYTYEHSGVSIAAGNALVKAIGPLAKSTARPGADADLGGFGGFFDLKAAGYKDPLLVAGNDGVGTKVKLAIDHDRHDRIGEDLVAMCVNDLIVQGAEPLFFLDYFATGKLENGVAERVVAGIAEGCKIAGCALIGGETAEMPGMYAAGDYDLAGFCVGAVERGEQLTGDRVAEGDVLLGLASSGVHSNGYSLVRRLAADKGWKLDRPALFDADRLLIDYLIEPTRIYVKTLLPFIRSGRIHALAHITGGGLLENVPRVLPAHLHARIDAGAWEQSRLMAFLQAQGNIEPEEMARTFNCGVGMVLAVAADEAEALAADLTAAGETVFTIGAIEAGQRGCTVFGDNEVWSARAPWTATHNA; translated from the coding sequence ATGACCGACGACAACAAGACGCCCACCAGCTACACCTACGAACATTCCGGCGTGTCGATCGCCGCCGGCAATGCGCTGGTGAAGGCCATTGGCCCGCTGGCCAAATCGACCGCGCGCCCCGGCGCTGATGCCGATCTGGGCGGCTTCGGCGGCTTCTTTGACCTGAAGGCGGCGGGCTACAAGGACCCGCTGCTGGTGGCGGGCAATGATGGCGTGGGCACCAAGGTCAAGCTGGCCATCGACCATGACCGGCATGACCGCATCGGTGAGGATCTGGTCGCCATGTGCGTCAACGATCTGATCGTGCAGGGCGCCGAGCCCCTGTTCTTCCTCGACTATTTCGCCACCGGCAAGCTGGAGAACGGCGTCGCCGAGCGCGTCGTCGCGGGCATTGCCGAGGGCTGCAAGATCGCGGGCTGCGCGCTGATCGGCGGCGAAACCGCCGAGATGCCGGGCATGTATGCCGCTGGCGACTACGATCTGGCCGGCTTCTGCGTCGGCGCCGTCGAGCGCGGCGAGCAGCTCACCGGCGACCGCGTGGCCGAGGGCGATGTGCTGCTGGGTCTGGCCTCTTCGGGGGTGCATTCCAACGGTTATTCGCTGGTGCGCCGTCTGGCCGCCGACAAGGGCTGGAAGCTCGACCGCCCCGCCCTCTTCGATGCCGACCGCCTGCTGATCGACTATCTGATCGAGCCGACTCGCATCTATGTGAAGACCCTGCTGCCCTTCATCCGTTCGGGCCGTATCCATGCCCTCGCCCACATCACCGGCGGCGGGTTGCTGGAGAACGTGCCCCGCGTGCTGCCCGCTCACCTGCATGCCCGCATCGACGCCGGTGCGTGGGAGCAGAGCCGCCTGATGGCTTTCCTGCAGGCCCAGGGCAACATCGAGCCTGAGGAAATGGCCCGCACCTTCAACTGCGGCGTGGGGATGGTTCTGGCCGTGGCCGCCGACGAAGCCGAGGCTCTGGCCGCCGACCTGACAGCTGCTGGCGAAACCGTCTTCACCATCGGCGCCATCGAGGCCGGTCAGCGCGGCTGCACCGTCTTCGGCGACAACGAAGTTTGGTCGGCCCGCGCGCCCTGGACCGCCACCCATAATGCCTGA
- a CDS encoding heavy-metal-associated domain-containing protein codes for MQTLLPREALLEPLRRMVRARPRAVLAGVGALALAGGIAAFGSARLIAQIEGDRGIAPVITTGDIEINGIQVDVQGKTAAEARQAGWHDAYKQAWAKAGGPEMGADAIGNLVSAVVVESEQLGPHRYRATLGIVFDRGKASGFLAGHGPTGGLRSAPMLVMPVLYSGGVAQVYEVRGVWQKAWAEFHTGASAIDYVRPQGSGSDSLLITAGQPGRRSRIWWRALLDRFGASNVLIPEARLERQWPGGPVKGTFTARLGPDNTLIDSFTLTAPDEGQVPAMLAQAVLRFDQIFTQAMTSGQLKSDPTLSVDHPTIDPGLAQLIRTGEAAAAEQAAARARAEADALAGQAQPTPAPTPEAKPAASSSALSVQFASPDAAAVDQALGGVRETKGVEGAATTSIAIGGTSVMRVTFGGTAAELAAALRSRGWQVTVAGNTLRIHR; via the coding sequence ATGCAGACCCTTTTGCCCCGAGAAGCCCTGCTCGAACCGCTGCGCCGTATGGTGCGGGCGCGTCCGCGTGCGGTGCTGGCCGGGGTCGGCGCGCTGGCGCTGGCAGGCGGAATCGCGGCTTTTGGTTCGGCCCGGCTGATCGCCCAGATCGAGGGTGATCGTGGCATCGCCCCGGTGATCACCACCGGCGATATCGAGATCAACGGCATTCAGGTCGATGTGCAGGGCAAGACCGCTGCGGAAGCGCGTCAGGCCGGTTGGCATGACGCCTACAAGCAGGCCTGGGCCAAGGCGGGCGGGCCCGAGATGGGCGCCGATGCCATCGGCAATCTGGTCTCCGCCGTGGTGGTGGAGAGCGAGCAGCTTGGCCCCCATCGCTATCGCGCGACTCTGGGCATCGTCTTCGATCGCGGCAAGGCCAGCGGTTTTCTCGCCGGGCATGGGCCTACGGGCGGCCTGCGCTCGGCGCCGATGCTGGTGATGCCGGTGCTGTACTCCGGCGGCGTCGCGCAGGTCTATGAGGTACGCGGCGTCTGGCAAAAGGCTTGGGCCGAGTTCCACACCGGGGCCAGCGCCATCGATTATGTGCGCCCGCAGGGTTCCGGCAGCGATTCGCTGCTGATCACTGCGGGGCAGCCGGGGCGCCGCAGCCGCATCTGGTGGCGCGCCCTGCTCGACCGTTTCGGCGCCAGCAATGTGCTGATCCCCGAGGCCCGGCTGGAGCGGCAATGGCCCGGCGGCCCGGTGAAGGGCACGTTTACCGCCCGCCTCGGCCCCGACAACACGCTGATCGACAGCTTCACGCTGACCGCGCCTGACGAAGGGCAGGTGCCCGCCATGCTCGCCCAGGCGGTGCTGCGCTTTGACCAGATCTTCACGCAGGCGATGACCAGTGGGCAGCTCAAATCCGACCCGACGCTGAGCGTCGATCATCCCACGATCGATCCGGGTCTGGCCCAGTTGATTCGCACTGGCGAGGCCGCCGCAGCCGAACAGGCCGCCGCCCGCGCCCGTGCCGAGGCCGATGCGCTGGCCGGGCAGGCTCAGCCCACCCCGGCACCCACGCCCGAGGCCAAACCCGCCGCGAGCAGCAGCGCCTTGTCCGTGCAATTCGCCTCGCCCGATGCGGCGGCGGTGGATCAGGCGCTGGGCGGGGTGCGTGAGACGAAAGGCGTCGAAGGCGCCGCAACCACCAGCATCGCCATCGGCGGCACGTCGGTGATGCGGGTGACCTTCGGCGGAACGGCGGCCGAACTGGCCGCAGCGCTGCGTTCGCGCGGCTGGCAGGTGACCGTGGCGGGCAATACGCTGCGCATCCACCGCTAA
- a CDS encoding ATPase, translated as MPAQIALPLDMPGRDTPSRIVVGNANLGAIEACQQTEGWPFRTAILFGPARSGKSLLARWFAESGAGEAVDDADRMDETALFHRWNRAQESATPLLLTATTPADGRAWEVSLPDLGTRLRAALRLDITAPDDAMMEELIALHAEARALSLSPDGCHYLASRSERSHLGAETLVATVDRLSLERKMAPGLSIWREAVEEVSGSAGPA; from the coding sequence ATGCCCGCACAAATTGCTCTTCCGCTCGATATGCCGGGCCGTGATACGCCGTCGCGTATCGTGGTGGGCAACGCCAATCTCGGCGCCATCGAAGCCTGCCAGCAGACCGAGGGCTGGCCGTTTCGCACCGCGATCCTGTTCGGCCCGGCCCGCAGCGGCAAGAGCCTGCTGGCGCGCTGGTTTGCCGAAAGTGGCGCGGGCGAGGCGGTGGACGATGCCGACCGCATGGATGAGACCGCGCTGTTCCACCGCTGGAACCGGGCTCAGGAAAGCGCCACCCCGCTGCTGCTGACCGCCACCACGCCTGCTGATGGCCGCGCCTGGGAGGTCAGCCTGCCCGATCTGGGCACGCGGCTGCGCGCCGCGCTACGCCTCGACATCACCGCGCCTGACGATGCGATGATGGAAGAGCTGATCGCCCTGCATGCCGAGGCGCGCGCTCTCTCGCTCTCTCCGGACGGCTGCCATTACCTTGCAAGCCGCAGCGAGCGGTCCCATCTGGGCGCCGAGACGCTGGTCGCCACCGTCGACAGGCTGAGTCTGGAGCGCAAGATGGCGCCCGGCCTGTCGATCTGGCGCGAGGCCGTGGAGGAGGTGTCGGGGTCGGCTGGTCCTGCCTGA
- the epsC gene encoding serine O-acetyltransferase EpsC: MIRRLLAYIDSVVARDPAPRSRWEVLLYPGFWALAFHRVAHRFFTARLFFLARAINHFARFLTAIDIHPGATIGRHLFIDHGFTVIGETSLIGDTVTIYQCVTLGGTNPANGVGGKRHPTLEDGCIIGSGAQILGPITVGRRARVGANAVVTEDVPEGATMVGVKARSTLVAAETWSRDFIPYGTPCREPCSDAEPSISRIEALEDELAALRAQIAALTAVHSPDTPRDGTKG, translated from the coding sequence ATGATCCGGCGTCTGTTGGCCTATATCGATTCCGTGGTGGCGCGCGACCCGGCGCCGCGCTCACGCTGGGAAGTGCTGCTCTATCCCGGCTTCTGGGCGCTGGCCTTTCATCGCGTGGCGCATCGGTTCTTCACCGCGCGGCTGTTCTTTCTGGCGCGGGCGATCAACCATTTCGCCCGTTTCCTGACCGCCATCGACATTCACCCCGGCGCCACCATCGGGCGGCACCTGTTCATCGACCATGGCTTTACCGTGATCGGTGAGACCAGCCTGATCGGCGATACGGTCACCATCTATCAATGCGTGACGCTGGGCGGCACCAATCCGGCCAATGGTGTGGGCGGCAAGCGCCATCCCACTCTGGAGGATGGCTGCATCATCGGCTCGGGCGCGCAGATTTTGGGGCCGATCACCGTGGGGCGCCGCGCCCGCGTCGGCGCCAATGCCGTCGTCACCGAGGATGTGCCCGAGGGCGCCACGATGGTCGGCGTGAAGGCGCGCTCGACTCTGGTGGCGGCGGAGACGTGGTCGCGCGATTTCATCCCCTATGGCACGCCTTGCCGCGAGCCTTGCTCGGATGCGGAGCCCTCGATCAGTCGGATCGAGGCGCTGGAGGATGAGCTGGCAGCGCTGCGTGCCCAGATCGCGGCGCTGACCGCCGTGCATTCGCCCGACACGCCGCGCGACGGGACCAAGGGCTAA
- a CDS encoding DUF2794 domain-containing protein — translation MTGPTVVPFPRPAQQVGFDRLELTRILDLYGRMVAAGLWRDYAMNFDKDAASFSAFQRTAERPQARIEKCPALRGRQGMWTLFGESGQVLKRGHELAGVLSPIERRLVKAVES, via the coding sequence CTGACCGGCCCGACCGTTGTGCCTTTTCCGCGCCCGGCGCAGCAGGTCGGCTTCGACCGGCTGGAGCTGACGCGCATTCTCGACCTTTACGGGCGGATGGTCGCGGCGGGGCTGTGGCGCGACTATGCGATGAATTTCGACAAGGATGCCGCCAGCTTCAGCGCCTTTCAGCGCACGGCGGAGCGCCCTCAGGCCCGCATCGAGAAATGCCCGGCCCTGCGGGGCCGACAGGGCATGTGGACCCTGTTCGGCGAAAGCGGACAGGTGCTCAAGCGCGGGCATGAGCTGGCGGGCGTGCTCAGCCCCATCGAGCGGCGGCTGGTGAAGGCGGTCGAAAGCTAG
- the gph gene encoding phosphoglycolate phosphatase (PGP is an essential enzyme in the glycolate salvage pathway in higher organisms (photorespiration in plants). Phosphoglycolate results from the oxidase activity of RubisCO in the Calvin cycle when concentrations of carbon dioxide are low relative to oxygen. This enzyme is a member of the Haloacid Dehalogenase (HAD) superfamily of aspartate-nucleophile hydrolase enzymes (PF00702).) has translation MTAFSPNALQQSAFPFDLVGFDLDGTLLDSAPDLADALNHALVQAGRTPASRAEARGFVGGGTRMMLERALAFTGGPLPDAQVDTLLPQLITYYEEHISVHTRPYPGMEAMLEGLAARGVKLALVTNKLERLAVKLLEELGLTHHFYTIIGGDTLGPGRAKPAPDLLHLMIERSGLTNPRAAYVGDTHYDTGAAAAAGLPVVAVTFGFSEVPVDTLGADAVIEHFDALIPALEQLGAEAPAA, from the coding sequence ATGACCGCATTTTCCCCCAATGCTTTGCAGCAGTCCGCCTTTCCCTTCGACCTCGTGGGTTTCGACCTTGACGGGACGCTGCTCGACAGCGCCCCCGATCTGGCCGATGCGCTCAACCATGCGCTGGTGCAAGCCGGGCGGACGCCCGCCTCGCGCGCGGAAGCGCGCGGCTTCGTTGGCGGCGGCACGCGCATGATGCTGGAACGGGCGCTGGCCTTCACGGGAGGCCCGCTGCCCGACGCCCAGGTCGACACGCTGCTGCCCCAGCTCATCACCTATTACGAAGAGCATATCTCGGTCCATACCCGCCCCTATCCCGGCATGGAGGCCATGCTGGAAGGCCTCGCGGCGCGCGGCGTGAAGCTGGCGCTGGTCACCAACAAGCTGGAGCGTCTGGCGGTCAAGCTGCTGGAGGAGCTGGGCCTCACCCATCATTTCTACACCATCATCGGCGGCGACACACTGGGGCCCGGCCGTGCCAAGCCCGCGCCCGATCTGCTGCATCTGATGATCGAGCGCTCGGGCCTGACCAACCCGCGCGCGGCCTATGTGGGCGACACCCATTACGACACGGGCGCGGCGGCGGCGGCGGGCCTGCCGGTGGTGGCGGTGACCTTCGGCTTTTCCGAGGTGCCGGTCGACACGCTGGGCGCCGATGCGGTGATCGAGCATTTCGACGCCCTGATCCCCGCGCTGGAGCAGTTGGGCGCCGAAGCACCGGCAGCTTGA
- the glmU gene encoding bifunctional UDP-N-acetylglucosamine diphosphorylase/glucosamine-1-phosphate N-acetyltransferase GlmU, which translates to MNDVTSALAIVVLAAGKGTRMKSDTHKVLHAIAGRPMLDHLLASAEALDPQRRVVVAGHGRDQLEKALKGRADIALQEPQLGTGHAVQMAEQALEGFDGDVLILYGDVPFVSTQTMQAMIARLNAPDAPAVVVLGFEPEDTLQYGRVIAQDGRILKMVEHKDATPEERACRLCNSGLMAVKARDLFGLLARVGNDNAQGEYYLIDIVNIANADGRICAVTVTEDADEVMGINSRGELAQAERLWQDRRRKQAMVDGATLIAPETVWFSWDTQLGRDVVVEPNVVFGPGVAVEDHVVIHAFSHLEGAKVASKADIGPYARLRPGADIREKAKVGNFVEIKNAVMGVGAKANHLSYVGDADVGAGANLGAGTITCNYNGYFKHKTIIGERAFIGSNSALIAPVTIGADAIVAAGSAVSRDVAPGELRVVRAEQMVKPGWADQFHDIMRKKKAEKDGSKG; encoded by the coding sequence ATGAATGATGTGACATCCGCTCTGGCTATCGTCGTCCTTGCCGCGGGCAAGGGCACCCGCATGAAAAGCGACACGCATAAGGTGCTGCACGCCATCGCGGGCAGGCCGATGCTGGACCATCTGCTGGCCAGCGCCGAAGCGCTCGATCCGCAGCGCCGCGTGGTGGTGGCGGGCCATGGGCGCGACCAGCTGGAAAAGGCGCTGAAGGGCCGGGCGGATATCGCGCTTCAGGAGCCTCAGCTCGGCACCGGCCATGCGGTGCAGATGGCCGAGCAGGCGCTTGAGGGTTTCGATGGCGATGTGCTGATTCTCTATGGCGATGTGCCCTTTGTGAGCACGCAAACCATGCAGGCGATGATCGCGCGGCTGAATGCTCCCGATGCCCCCGCCGTGGTGGTGCTGGGCTTCGAGCCTGAGGATACGCTGCAATATGGCCGGGTGATCGCGCAGGACGGCCGCATCCTGAAAATGGTCGAGCACAAGGACGCCACGCCCGAGGAACGCGCTTGCCGCCTCTGCAACTCCGGGCTGATGGCGGTGAAGGCGCGCGATCTCTTCGGCCTGCTGGCGCGCGTGGGCAATGACAATGCCCAGGGCGAATATTACCTGATCGATATCGTCAACATCGCCAATGCGGACGGGCGGATCTGCGCCGTGACCGTCACCGAGGATGCCGACGAGGTGATGGGCATCAACAGCCGTGGCGAACTGGCTCAGGCCGAGCGCCTCTGGCAGGACCGTCGCCGCAAGCAGGCGATGGTCGATGGCGCCACGCTGATCGCGCCCGAGACGGTGTGGTTCAGTTGGGACACGCAGCTTGGCCGCGATGTGGTGGTGGAGCCCAATGTGGTCTTCGGGCCCGGCGTTGCGGTGGAGGATCATGTGGTCATCCATGCCTTCTCGCATCTGGAAGGCGCGAAGGTGGCCAGCAAGGCTGACATCGGGCCTTACGCCCGTCTGCGCCCCGGCGCGGATATTCGCGAGAAGGCCAAGGTTGGCAATTTCGTCGAGATCAAGAATGCCGTGATGGGGGTGGGCGCCAAGGCCAACCACCTTTCCTATGTCGGCGATGCCGATGTGGGGGCGGGCGCCAATCTGGGCGCGGGCACGATTACCTGCAATTACAACGGCTATTTCAAGCACAAGACGATCATCGGCGAGCGGGCCTTTATCGGCTCGAACAGCGCGCTGATCGCTCCGGTGACGATCGGGGCCGATGCCATCGTGGCGGCGGGCAGTGCCGTCAGCCGCGATGTGGCGCCCGGCGAGCTGCGCGTGGTGCGCGCCGAGCAAATGGTGAAGCCGGGCTGGGCCGACCAGTTCCACGACATCATGCGCAAGAAAAAGGCCGAAAAGGACGGCAGCAAGGGATAG